Proteins encoded in a region of the Flavobacteriales bacterium genome:
- the rpsA gene encoding 30S ribosomal protein S1: MAEEKNTTATEAVTLENFDWSAYENSEIYSAEERSELSKKYDATLTQIEEKQVINGSVIEITDREVVVNIGYKSEGIVSRNEFRYNPDLKVGDSVEVYIETMEDKTGQLVVSHKTARVQTAWTRVNEVLETGEIITGYVKCRTKGGLIADVFGIEAFLPGSQIDVKPIRDYDQYVGKNMEFKVVKINNEFKNVVVSHKALIEAELEEQKKLIMKGLEQGQVIEGTVKNITSYGVFVDLGGVDGLIHITDLSWGRVNHPEEIVELDQKIQVVILDFDDNKKRIALGLKQLSAHPWDALDENLKVGDTIKGKVVVLTDYGAFIEVAPGVEGLVHVSEMSWSQHLRTANDFLKVGDEVETQVLTLDREERKMSLGMKQLMPDPWAGIQDKYPVASQHKAVVKNFTNFGVFVELEEGIDGLIHISDLSWEKKIKHPSDFCSVGQELDVTVLELDLENRRLSLGHKQLQENPWDTYETIFTLDSVHEGTVIKLKDKAGIVSLPYGIEGFCPVKHMKKEDGSSLGVDEKASFKVIEFNKENKKILVSHALMWGEVEESKRKADRKAVSSNNAAAEKSTLGDIDALAELKAKMEGK, from the coding sequence ATGGCTGAAGAAAAAAACACAACAGCAACAGAAGCTGTAACTTTAGAAAACTTTGATTGGAGTGCTTACGAAAACTCAGAAATTTATTCTGCTGAAGAACGTTCAGAGTTAAGTAAGAAGTATGATGCAACGTTAACTCAAATCGAAGAGAAACAAGTTATCAATGGATCTGTAATTGAAATTACTGATAGAGAAGTTGTTGTTAACATTGGGTACAAAAGTGAAGGTATCGTTTCTAGAAACGAATTCCGTTACAACCCAGATTTAAAAGTTGGTGACTCTGTAGAAGTTTACATCGAAACGATGGAAGATAAAACAGGTCAATTAGTTGTTTCTCACAAAACTGCTAGAGTTCAAACTGCTTGGACTAGAGTTAATGAAGTGTTAGAAACAGGAGAAATCATTACTGGATATGTTAAGTGTAGAACTAAAGGTGGTTTAATCGCTGACGTATTTGGAATTGAGGCTTTCTTACCAGGTTCACAAATCGATGTTAAACCAATTAGAGATTACGATCAATACGTTGGTAAAAACATGGAGTTCAAAGTGGTTAAGATTAACAACGAGTTTAAAAACGTAGTTGTTTCTCATAAAGCATTAATCGAAGCTGAATTAGAAGAGCAGAAGAAATTAATCATGAAAGGACTTGAGCAAGGACAAGTTATCGAAGGAACTGTTAAGAACATTACTTCTTACGGTGTATTCGTTGACCTTGGTGGAGTTGATGGATTAATTCACATTACTGATCTTTCTTGGGGACGTGTTAACCATCCAGAAGAAATCGTTGAATTAGATCAAAAGATTCAAGTAGTAATTCTTGATTTTGATGATAACAAGAAACGTATTGCTTTAGGATTGAAACAATTAAGCGCTCACCCATGGGATGCATTAGATGAAAACTTAAAAGTTGGAGATACAATTAAAGGTAAAGTAGTTGTTTTAACTGATTACGGTGCGTTTATTGAAGTAGCTCCAGGTGTTGAAGGTTTAGTTCACGTTTCTGAGATGAGCTGGAGTCAACACTTAAGAACTGCTAACGATTTCTTAAAAGTTGGTGACGAGGTTGAAACTCAAGTATTAACTTTAGATAGAGAAGAGCGTAAAATGTCTTTAGGAATGAAGCAATTAATGCCAGATCCTTGGGCAGGTATCCAAGACAAATACCCAGTTGCTTCACAACACAAAGCTGTAGTTAAAAACTTTACTAACTTCGGTGTATTTGTTGAGTTAGAAGAAGGTATTGATGGATTAATTCACATTTCTGATTTATCTTGGGAAAAGAAAATTAAGCACCCATCAGATTTCTGTTCTGTAGGTCAAGAGTTAGATGTAACTGTTTTAGAATTAGATTTAGAAAACAGACGATTAAGCTTAGGACATAAACAATTACAAGAAAATCCATGGGATACTTACGAAACTATCTTTACTTTAGATTCAGTTCATGAAGGAACAGTAATCAAATTAAAAGATAAAGCTGGTATCGTTTCTTTACCATACGGAATCGAAGGATTCTGTCCAGTTAAACACATGAAAAAAGAAGATGGTTCTAGTTTAGGTGTTGATGAAAAAGCTTCATTCAAAGTGATTGAATTCAACAAAGAAAACAAGAAAATCTTAGTTTCTCATGCTTTAATGTGGGGAGAAGTTGAAGAGTCTAAAAGAAAAGCTGATAGAAAAGCAGTTTCTTCAAACAACGCTGCTGCTGAGAAATCTACATTAGGAGATATCGATGCATTAGCTGAGTTAAAAGCTAAAATGGAAGGAAAATAA
- a CDS encoding DUF6169 family protein, with protein sequence MPSPYKYRFDEEKSVYRFETVNNIDYSIAFYTDMHFELIGLQEDWFKDVYQISIENTNSKSNKSVPLDSRVSRTISEIINDFFKNRENVLLYVCSNADGKQEKRHSIFNRWYNSSLYKSDIVKIDLVFNTAYTTMYSTILYHNSNINSSNINSTFKNFESLFKGNE encoded by the coding sequence TTGCCAAGCCCCTACAAGTATAGATTTGATGAAGAAAAAAGTGTATATCGGTTCGAAACAGTAAATAATATTGATTATAGTATAGCTTTTTATACTGATATGCACTTTGAATTAATTGGTCTTCAAGAGGATTGGTTTAAAGATGTTTATCAAATTTCAATTGAGAATACAAATTCAAAAAGTAACAAATCAGTTCCGTTAGACTCAAGAGTTTCTAGAACAATAAGTGAAATAATAAATGATTTTTTCAAAAATAGAGAAAATGTATTGTTATATGTATGTTCAAACGCTGATGGAAAACAAGAAAAAAGGCATTCAATATTTAATCGATGGTACAATAGTAGTTTATATAAGTCAGATATAGTAAAAATAGATCTTGTTTTTAATACAGCTTATACTACAATGTACTCTACAATATTATATCACAATAGTAATATCAATAGTAGTAATATTAATTCGACATTCAAGAATTTTGAATCTCTCTTCAAAGGAAATGAATAG
- a CDS encoding tRNA-(ms[2]io[6]A)-hydroxylase, with the protein MEIKLKYDTPKEWANQVLENLDEFLQDHADAERKVSTMCMSIVAKYPDRSKIIGELTQTAIEELLHFKQVYELMQKRGLTLNGKFNQDTYLKGILPHVRTSRDGRFLDRLIIASIAEMRGVERFKLVGEAAEEEDIKKFYTNLYKQEKAHVDLFLKMATHYFSEEEIEKRLEELLIIEGEVTANLPWRPAIH; encoded by the coding sequence ATGGAAATTAAATTAAAATATGATACGCCTAAAGAATGGGCCAATCAGGTATTAGAGAACTTAGACGAATTTTTACAAGACCATGCAGATGCAGAACGAAAAGTATCGACAATGTGTATGTCTATTGTTGCTAAATATCCAGACAGAAGTAAAATCATAGGGGAGTTAACGCAAACAGCAATTGAAGAATTGTTACATTTCAAACAAGTTTATGAATTGATGCAAAAAAGAGGGCTAACTTTAAATGGTAAGTTTAATCAGGATACTTATTTGAAAGGAATTTTACCGCATGTAAGAACTTCAAGGGATGGCCGTTTTTTAGATCGTTTGATTATAGCTTCTATTGCAGAAATGAGAGGGGTAGAGCGTTTTAAATTAGTAGGAGAAGCAGCAGAAGAAGAAGATATAAAGAAATTTTACACTAATCTTTATAAACAAGAAAAGGCGCATGTTGATCTATTTTTGAAAATGGCTACTCATTACTTCTCTGAAGAAGAAATAGAAAAAAGGTTAGAAGAATTATTAATAATTGAGGGAGAAGTTACTGCTAATCTTCCTTGGAGACCTGCAATACATTAA
- the smpB gene encoding SsrA-binding protein SmpB, with protein sequence MSTIKIKNKKAKFEYHFIDAYTAGIQLVGTEIKSIRLGKASIAESYCVLEKGEIFVRNMYIEEYSNGGFVNHQPRRDRKLLLNRTEINKIERKLKVKGFALVSTLLFIDDNGRAKLNIALAEGKKLHDKRNSIKERDDKRDMARKLKNF encoded by the coding sequence ATGAGTACAATTAAAATTAAAAATAAGAAAGCAAAATTTGAGTATCATTTTATTGATGCTTATACTGCTGGTATTCAGTTAGTAGGGACAGAAATAAAGTCAATAAGATTAGGTAAAGCAAGTATAGCAGAGTCATACTGCGTTTTAGAAAAAGGAGAAATTTTTGTCCGTAATATGTATATTGAAGAGTACTCCAATGGCGGTTTTGTAAATCATCAACCAAGACGAGATCGAAAATTATTATTGAATCGAACAGAAATTAATAAAATAGAGCGTAAACTTAAAGTTAAAGGTTTTGCTTTAGTTTCAACTTTGCTTTTTATTGACGATAATGGTAGAGCAAAATTGAATATCGCTTTGGCAGAAGGGAAGAAATTGCATGATAAAAGAAATTCAATTAAAGAACGTGATGATAAAAGAGATATGGCTAGAAAATTAAAAAACTTCTAA
- a CDS encoding DUF5522 domain-containing protein has protein sequence MADDMSGFSKKSKLNPDEYYLSPEGYIVFTEAYHLKRGYCCKSGCKHCPYGYDTKTDTFKK, from the coding sequence ATGGCAGACGACATGAGTGGATTTTCTAAAAAATCAAAGTTAAATCCAGATGAATATTATTTATCTCCAGAAGGTTATATCGTTTTTACAGAAGCCTATCATTTAAAAAGAGGATATTGTTGTAAAAGTGGTTGTAAACATTGTCCTTATGGCTATGATACAAAGACAGATACTTTTAAAAAATAG
- a CDS encoding DUF1697 domain-containing protein: MKRLVAILRGINVGGKRKILMKDLSSLLEKEGFINVKTYIQSGNIGFDSSENSSQSVTKIENLIKLNFGFEVPVVVLEQNQIQEIIDKMPYDESENIHITFLKEPPAKENIDSIPVNDYLPEAFKITPYAVYLKCVDKYHQSKLSNNFFEKKLGVTATTRNWKTVNKLVEL; the protein is encoded by the coding sequence ATGAAACGATTGGTAGCTATACTCAGAGGTATAAATGTTGGCGGAAAAAGAAAAATATTAATGAAAGACCTAAGTTCACTCCTAGAAAAAGAGGGGTTCATTAATGTGAAAACTTATATCCAAAGTGGAAATATTGGCTTTGATTCAAGTGAAAATAGCTCACAATCGGTAACTAAAATTGAAAATTTGATCAAGCTTAATTTTGGCTTTGAAGTACCAGTAGTTGTTTTAGAACAAAATCAAATTCAAGAAATAATTGATAAAATGCCTTATGATGAAAGTGAAAACATTCACATTACATTTTTAAAAGAACCCCCGGCTAAAGAAAATATCGACAGCATACCAGTCAATGACTATCTACCAGAAGCGTTTAAAATAACGCCGTATGCTGTATATTTAAAATGTGTCGATAAATATCACCAATCAAAATTATCAAATAATTTCTTTGAGAAAAAATTGGGAGTTACGGCAACAACAAGAAATTGGAAAACAGTAAATAAATTAGTAGAACTTTAA
- the atpD gene encoding F0F1 ATP synthase subunit beta: MSQIKGKVAQVIGPVVDINFEGAGQLPEILDAVEVKKEDGTVLVLECQQHIGQDSVRTISMDSTDGVYRGMEAVGTGAPISMPTGDQVKGRLFNVIGEAIDGIGACDKSTSRSIHQEAPKFENLSTSTEVLFTGIKVIDLIEPYAKGGKIGLFGGAGVGKTVLIQELINNIAKGYDGLSVFAGVGERTREGNDLLREMIESGIIKYGEAFEKSMEEGGWDLNAIDKKELENSKATFVFGQMNEPPGARARVALSGLTIAEYFRDGDGEGQGKDILFFIDNIFRFTQAGSEVSALLGRMPSAVGYQPTLASEMGAMQERITSTKRGSITSVQAVYVPADDLTDPAPAATFAHLDATTVLSRKIAELGIYPAVDPLDSTSRILTPQILGNDHYDTAQAVKNILQQYKELQDIIAILGMDELSEEDKLVVHRARRIQRFLSQPFHVAEQFTGLAGVLVPIEDTIKGFKMILNGEVDQYPEAAFNLKGSIEEVIEAGEKMLAETK, from the coding sequence TAGTATTAGAGTGTCAACAACATATTGGTCAAGATTCTGTTAGAACAATTTCTATGGATTCTACTGATGGTGTTTATAGAGGAATGGAAGCTGTTGGAACAGGAGCTCCTATTTCAATGCCAACTGGAGATCAAGTAAAAGGAAGATTATTTAACGTAATTGGAGAGGCTATCGATGGTATTGGTGCTTGTGACAAGTCTACTTCAAGAAGTATACATCAAGAAGCTCCTAAATTTGAGAACTTATCAACTTCTACTGAAGTATTATTTACAGGGATTAAAGTAATTGATTTGATTGAGCCTTACGCAAAAGGTGGTAAAATTGGATTGTTTGGTGGTGCCGGAGTAGGTAAAACAGTATTGATTCAGGAGTTGATTAACAATATTGCAAAAGGATATGATGGATTATCTGTATTTGCTGGTGTAGGTGAACGTACTCGTGAGGGGAACGATTTGTTACGTGAGATGATTGAATCAGGTATTATTAAGTATGGTGAAGCTTTCGAAAAATCTATGGAAGAAGGTGGATGGGACTTAAATGCTATTGATAAAAAAGAATTAGAAAACTCTAAAGCAACTTTCGTATTTGGACAAATGAATGAGCCTCCAGGTGCACGTGCTAGAGTAGCATTATCAGGATTAACTATTGCAGAATATTTCCGTGATGGAGATGGAGAAGGACAAGGAAAAGATATTCTTTTCTTTATCGATAACATTTTCCGTTTTACACAAGCTGGTTCAGAGGTGTCTGCCTTATTAGGACGTATGCCATCAGCTGTAGGTTACCAACCTACACTAGCTTCTGAGATGGGAGCAATGCAAGAGCGTATTACTTCAACGAAGAGAGGATCGATTACTTCTGTACAGGCGGTTTATGTACCTGCAGATGATTTAACGGATCCAGCACCAGCAGCAACATTTGCTCACTTGGATGCTACAACAGTATTGTCTCGTAAAATTGCTGAGTTAGGAATTTATCCAGCGGTTGATCCATTGGATTCTACATCAAGAATTTTAACTCCACAAATTTTAGGTAACGATCACTACGATACGGCTCAAGCTGTTAAGAACATCTTACAACAATATAAAGAGTTACAAGATATTATCGCAATCTTAGGTATGGATGAATTATCAGAAGAAGATAAATTAGTTGTACACAGAGCGAGAAGAATTCAACGTTTCTTATCTCAGCCATTCCACGTTGCAGAGCAATTTACTGGATTAGCAGGGGTTTTAGTTCCTATTGAAGATACAATCAAAGGATTTAAAATGATCTTAAACGGAGAAGTTGATCAATATCCTGAAGCAGCATTTAACTTAAAAGGTTCTATCGAAGAGGTAATCGAAGCTGGAGAGAAAATGTTAGCCGAAACTAAATAA
- a CDS encoding DUF2461 domain-containing protein: protein MAWFTPDFIEFFKELASNNHKDWFDENRKRYETTIKDPFKLFVQEMISRMNEIDQSIAIQPKDAIFRINRDIRFSKDKSPYKINRSAIISPNGKKDKTTPGLYFEFTPEYVRVYGGVYQLSTPQVAAVRTAIVNDLKNFEQLIQAKDFKETYGEIQGQKAKRLPKELKVAAENQELVFNKNWYYFAELPPETVLDENLPDIIMDYYLKAKPVTDFFGKVLG from the coding sequence ATGGCCTGGTTTACTCCCGATTTTATTGAGTTTTTTAAAGAGCTAGCATCCAATAATCATAAAGATTGGTTTGATGAAAATCGTAAAAGGTATGAGACTACAATCAAAGATCCTTTTAAGTTATTTGTTCAGGAAATGATCTCTAGAATGAACGAAATCGATCAAAGTATAGCAATACAACCTAAAGATGCCATATTTAGAATTAATAGAGACATTCGTTTCTCTAAAGATAAATCCCCATATAAAATAAACCGTTCGGCAATTATTTCACCCAATGGAAAAAAGGATAAAACAACACCAGGCTTATATTTTGAATTTACGCCAGAATATGTTCGAGTTTATGGAGGTGTTTATCAATTGAGTACCCCACAAGTAGCTGCGGTTAGAACGGCAATTGTAAACGATTTAAAAAACTTTGAACAACTAATTCAAGCCAAAGATTTTAAAGAAACTTATGGGGAAATTCAAGGGCAAAAAGCTAAACGCTTACCTAAAGAGTTAAAAGTAGCTGCAGAAAATCAAGAGTTAGTGTTCAATAAAAATTGGTACTATTTTGCTGAATTACCACCAGAAACTGTTTTAGATGAAAATCTTCCTGATATTATTATGGATTATTATTTAAAAGCTAAACCAGTAACAGATTTTTTTGGAAAGGTTTTAGGGTAG
- the folP gene encoding dihydropteroate synthase, translated as MGVINITPDSFYDGGQTNTIEKAVAQAEKHLSEGATFLDIGGYSSRPDAPHISEEEELNRVLPVIREISTSFPDSILSVDTFRSRIAEKAVEQGAAIINDISAGDIDPEMLAVIAALQVPYIAMHMKGTPQTMQNNPNYGNVIEEIIYYFSKKIDDINCKGINDVILDVGFGFGKSIEDNYQLLNQLSAFKLFKIPILTGVSRKSMLYKPLEITPEKALNATSIAHTIALQKGSNILRVHDVKAAIECIRIVELATFS; from the coding sequence ATGGGGGTTATTAATATAACGCCTGACTCTTTTTATGATGGTGGCCAAACCAACACTATTGAAAAAGCTGTTGCTCAAGCTGAAAAACACCTCAGTGAGGGAGCAACTTTTTTAGATATTGGCGGGTATTCTTCTCGCCCTGATGCTCCACACATTTCTGAAGAAGAAGAACTAAATCGAGTACTTCCAGTTATTCGAGAAATCTCAACAAGTTTTCCTGATAGTATTCTTTCCGTGGACACTTTCAGAAGTCGAATCGCTGAAAAAGCGGTTGAACAAGGAGCAGCAATCATTAATGATATTTCTGCTGGAGACATAGACCCTGAGATGTTAGCTGTAATTGCAGCTTTACAAGTACCTTATATTGCTATGCACATGAAAGGTACTCCACAAACAATGCAGAATAACCCTAACTATGGTAATGTTATTGAAGAAATAATCTATTATTTTTCAAAAAAAATTGATGATATCAATTGTAAAGGAATCAATGATGTTATCCTTGATGTAGGCTTTGGTTTTGGGAAATCTATTGAAGACAATTATCAATTATTGAATCAACTTTCAGCTTTTAAACTATTTAAGATTCCAATATTAACGGGAGTATCAAGAAAATCAATGTTGTATAAGCCTTTAGAAATTACTCCTGAAAAAGCTCTAAATGCCACAAGTATAGCACATACTATAGCATTACAAAAAGGAAGTAATATTTTAAGGGTACACGATGTTAAAGCAGCTATTGAGTGCATAAGAATCGTAGAATTAGCTACATTTTCTTAG
- a CDS encoding DUF2116 family Zn-ribbon domain-containing protein, translating to MTTPRKCLVCDAPIRGRIDKKFCNDTCRNTYNNNNKRQKEFFERKVNAILRKNKRILAQLTPKEKSKTTKEELLFNGFNFYYFTNIYKTKQGKTYYFVYDYGYLELENEDFALVRKKEYVK from the coding sequence ATGACTACTCCAAGAAAATGTTTGGTATGCGATGCCCCAATCCGTGGTAGAATTGACAAAAAATTTTGCAATGATACTTGTAGAAATACCTACAATAATAACAATAAACGCCAAAAAGAATTTTTTGAAAGAAAAGTAAACGCTATTCTCCGTAAGAACAAACGTATTTTAGCGCAACTCACTCCTAAAGAAAAATCAAAAACCACCAAAGAGGAATTACTCTTTAATGGTTTCAATTTTTACTATTTTACCAATATCTATAAAACCAAACAAGGGAAAACCTATTATTTTGTTTATGATTATGGTTACCTTGAGTTGGAAAACGAGGATTTTGCTCTCGTTAGAAAAAAAGAATATGTAAAATGA
- the atpC gene encoding ATP synthase F1 subunit epsilon has protein sequence MNVEIITPDENLFKGAADSIIVPGTTGLIGILNDHAPFITTLQKGSVVITTAKGEETFDVKGGVVEVLNNNVIVLAE, from the coding sequence ATGAATGTTGAAATAATAACACCAGATGAAAACTTGTTTAAAGGAGCTGCTGATAGTATCATCGTTCCAGGAACTACAGGTTTAATTGGTATATTAAATGATCACGCTCCTTTTATTACAACTTTGCAAAAAGGTAGTGTCGTTATTACTACTGCAAAAGGTGAAGAAACTTTTGATGTCAAAGGTGGAGTAGTAGAAGTATTAAATAATAATGTGATTGTTTTAGCTGAATAA